One Candidatus Uhrbacteria bacterium genomic region harbors:
- a CDS encoding NUDIX domain-containing protein, whose product MESQPVVKVGVGAVIIKDGKTLLAKRKGSHASGCYGSLGGHLEFGESPVEAVKREAREELGIEVGNVRFVVCTNMMKYGKHYVDVSFVADHISGEPRIMEEDRIEHVGWYPLDNLPEPLFEPVRAVLEAIKSGTSYREVNE is encoded by the coding sequence ATGGAGTCACAACCTGTTGTGAAAGTCGGCGTGGGGGCGGTCATCATCAAGGATGGCAAAACCCTGTTAGCTAAACGTAAAGGGTCGCATGCGTCCGGGTGCTACGGATCTTTGGGGGGTCACTTGGAGTTTGGGGAGAGTCCCGTTGAGGCCGTGAAGCGGGAAGCGCGCGAGGAGCTTGGGATAGAGGTGGGGAACGTCCGTTTTGTTGTGTGTACGAACATGATGAAGTACGGCAAGCATTATGTGGACGTGTCGTTTGTTGCCGACCACATTTCGGGTGAGCCGCGCATTATGGAGGAGGATCGCATTGAGCACGTGGGTTGGTATCCGCTTGATAACCTTCCGGAACCTTTGTTTGAGCCCGTGCGTGCTGTTCTTGAAGCCATAAAATCTGGCACCTCCTATCGAGAAGTAAATGAATAG
- a CDS encoding MFS transporter, whose product MSIDRGLLPYYIFRALDRRFVLPVWVVFMIDRGLSLNQIGMVAAACTVITFILEVPSGAVADHMGHRRALALGMLGEGIAMFVFLGGTFWWILAGALLYWGSGTLISGTKQAIIHEYLLARGRDHEYQRVMSTARMWASGLSLFGVGIAGFVYEYSPVLTFSAGAVLFFIGTIAIARFDPNHVHVSVAKEEGFAALMHHFQSAWKTIRREPTLFWLLSIDALFVGMEYGSGEFQPVVFTRLGITVGIIGIYAAIKRLLSFILAPILAKIGPQLSLRSVLLSNYVLTVAYFFGVAFVTHRILILFVVLLATSVYVISDIVVSDAVNKRIPSGSRATTLSLRNLEEHVFKTLCVLSLGWLGSFLTLAQAHLILGLIALIGGGAVLFYWNSLEVQRSL is encoded by the coding sequence ATGTCTATCGACCGGGGCCTCCTGCCCTACTACATTTTCCGCGCACTCGACCGGCGTTTCGTTCTACCCGTCTGGGTCGTGTTTATGATCGACCGCGGGTTGTCGCTTAATCAGATCGGCATGGTCGCCGCAGCCTGTACGGTCATCACGTTTATCCTTGAAGTGCCGAGCGGCGCCGTGGCCGACCACATGGGCCACCGCCGCGCCCTTGCGCTTGGAATGCTGGGCGAGGGAATTGCCATGTTTGTCTTCTTGGGCGGCACATTCTGGTGGATCTTGGCTGGCGCCCTTCTTTATTGGGGTTCTGGCACGCTCATTTCTGGCACCAAGCAAGCCATCATTCACGAATACCTCCTTGCCCGCGGACGCGACCACGAATACCAGCGCGTTATGAGCACTGCACGCATGTGGGCAAGCGGGCTCAGCCTTTTTGGAGTAGGCATCGCTGGTTTCGTCTACGAGTATTCCCCTGTCCTCACCTTTTCTGCTGGAGCCGTCCTGTTCTTCATAGGTACCATCGCCATCGCGCGCTTCGACCCAAACCACGTGCATGTCTCGGTCGCAAAGGAGGAGGGGTTCGCCGCCTTGATGCACCATTTTCAGAGCGCGTGGAAAACCATTCGTCGCGAGCCGACGCTGTTCTGGCTTTTGAGCATTGATGCCTTGTTTGTTGGTATGGAGTACGGGTCTGGAGAATTCCAGCCCGTGGTGTTCACCCGTCTAGGAATTACTGTGGGCATCATCGGCATCTATGCAGCTATCAAGCGCTTGCTGTCCTTTATCCTCGCCCCCATCTTGGCGAAGATCGGCCCACAGCTTTCCCTTCGTTCAGTTTTGTTGAGTAATTACGTTCTCACCGTCGCGTACTTTTTTGGTGTTGCTTTTGTGACACATCGTATCTTGATTCTGTTCGTCGTCTTGCTTGCAACATCCGTCTATGTCATTTCCGATATTGTGGTCTCTGATGCCGTAAACAAACGCATCCCAAGCGGTTCGCGCGCCACAACCCTGTCGTTGCGAAACCTCGAAGAACACGTTTTCAAAACTCTCTGCGTCCTTTCGCTCGGATGGCTCGGAAGTTTTCTTACGCTTGCTCAAGCACATCTCATACTGGGGCTCATCGCTCTCATCGGCGGCGGAGCTGTCCTATTCTACTGGAACTCCCTTGAAGTGCAGCGTTCCTTATAA
- a CDS encoding BlaI/MecI/CopY family transcriptional regulator yields MLSRLNIQAKGLQTFFGELEAKIMDHLWQEGPCSITCVKRALSSHRAYSFNTIMTVLNRLCAKGIVRKKKRGHTTWFEPVKAKEEFLSGVANLLVRLFVGKHSPLAMPHFLDALDHLSPSDRKELRKHLLKHRV; encoded by the coding sequence GTGCTCTCGCGTCTCAATATTCAAGCAAAAGGCCTCCAAACATTTTTCGGGGAACTGGAAGCGAAAATCATGGACCACCTATGGCAGGAGGGACCATGCTCCATTACCTGTGTGAAGCGTGCGCTTTCGTCTCATCGTGCCTATTCGTTTAACACCATCATGACGGTATTAAACCGCTTGTGCGCGAAGGGGATCGTACGCAAAAAGAAACGTGGGCACACCACGTGGTTCGAGCCCGTCAAGGCGAAAGAAGAGTTTCTCTCTGGCGTAGCGAATCTTCTCGTCCGTCTCTTCGTGGGGAAGCACTCACCCCTTGCTATGCCGCATTTTCTTGACGCTCTCGATCATCTTTCTCCTTCCGACCGAAAAGAGTTGCGCAAACACTTGTTAAAGCATCGTGTATGA
- the pyk gene encoding pyruvate kinase: MNETRTKIIATIGPSSQSVPTLRKMFEEGLVGARLNFSHGTHASHTRLVRNIRKASRLAKRNVTILADLQGPKLRLGGLPVSLRVSVGEVVTLPFPFGRMLRGLRRGSRILLRDGDMEAEYLSVSRGTVKLRMRTGGEVESHIGFHIPGKELRGLPALTPKDEEDVAFALSLGVDWVVLSFVTKTTEVRALRRLLARVPSLRRPKIMLKIERAAAVARFPKLLPLADGIMIGRGDLGLDVPPEDVPLIQKRLVATCRRRGVPVVVATHLLESMVERSRPTRAEVSDVANAVIDHVDALLLAGETAKGKYPVEAVAMMTKVIARTEASSYDNVTARLPRRPTKEESLVFSVAELSRAKRIKAIAIPAQHRALVDALDRFRPEAPLFFLSAYDAELRGRLVGWATHPVKVPPTLSLDDPKAIAAFLRKTKGAPRGMPITVFWYRGREPLFTTL; encoded by the coding sequence GTGAACGAGACGCGCACAAAAATCATCGCGACGATCGGGCCTTCGAGCCAATCCGTGCCGACGCTCCGGAAGATGTTCGAGGAGGGACTGGTCGGCGCGCGATTGAATTTTTCCCACGGCACGCACGCGTCGCACACACGACTTGTGCGCAACATCCGCAAGGCCTCGCGATTAGCAAAACGCAATGTCACAATCCTTGCAGACCTTCAGGGTCCGAAACTTCGGCTCGGCGGGCTCCCGGTAAGTTTGCGTGTTTCGGTGGGCGAAGTGGTCACGCTCCCGTTTCCCTTTGGGCGCATGTTGAGGGGGTTAAGGCGGGGAAGCCGGATCCTTCTACGCGATGGAGATATGGAAGCGGAGTATCTCTCTGTGTCTCGCGGGACCGTGAAACTCCGTATGCGAACAGGGGGCGAGGTCGAATCTCACATAGGGTTCCATATCCCCGGCAAAGAGCTCCGCGGTCTTCCTGCTCTTACGCCAAAAGATGAAGAGGATGTTGCCTTTGCTTTGTCACTTGGAGTGGATTGGGTGGTTCTTTCGTTTGTCACCAAGACGACCGAGGTGCGAGCGCTCCGAAGACTTCTTGCGCGCGTGCCGTCCTTGCGCCGGCCAAAAATTATGTTGAAGATTGAACGTGCAGCGGCTGTTGCGCGATTCCCCAAACTTCTTCCCCTGGCCGATGGCATCATGATCGGGCGCGGGGATTTGGGTCTTGATGTGCCGCCGGAAGACGTGCCCCTTATACAAAAACGTCTTGTCGCCACATGCCGGCGCCGTGGAGTGCCCGTGGTGGTTGCGACACACCTGCTTGAATCTATGGTGGAGCGATCGCGTCCGACGCGCGCCGAAGTGAGCGATGTCGCCAATGCTGTTATTGATCATGTGGACGCGCTTTTGCTTGCTGGCGAGACAGCAAAAGGAAAGTATCCTGTAGAGGCAGTTGCCATGATGACAAAGGTCATTGCACGCACCGAAGCTTCATCGTATGATAACGTCACTGCGCGTCTGCCTCGCCGGCCGACGAAAGAAGAATCTCTGGTGTTCTCGGTCGCAGAACTTTCACGCGCCAAGCGCATTAAAGCGATTGCCATTCCTGCCCAACATCGAGCTCTTGTGGACGCGCTTGACCGGTTTCGTCCGGAGGCACCTTTGTTCTTTCTTTCTGCATATGATGCAGAACTTCGTGGACGGTTGGTGGGATGGGCCACGCACCCGGTGAAAGTGCCTCCCACACTCTCGCTCGACGACCCCAAAGCCATTGCGGCGTTTCTCCGGAAGACAAAAGGCGCGCCGCGCGGTATGCCCATCACCGTTTTCTGGTATCGTGGCAGGGAACCACTCTTTACAACTCTTTAA
- a CDS encoding trypsin-like peptidase domain-containing protein, protein MNDTQKETKFILATTVGALAGAVVAGAVSVGLWRFLLPFSSGDASPAVQRGMIQLIEEESATIHVVEQVEPAVASVIVRKPKSQVSSPNTFFLGPFGLVPQTPVPGEGDDELVDVGGGTAFFVTTDGLLLTNRHVVSAEGASFFIKTQEAKEYRVEVVARDTLYDVAVLRALPKEGEALPVFSPATLASSDQLKIGQTVIAIGNAFAEFQNSVTKGIVSGKHRRLVAGDGAGSEVIEEAIQTDAAINPGNSGGPLINLYGEVVGINTAVSSQGQGVGFAIPIHVGRKAVEDVKAFGRIMRPWLGVRYVMLTAENASAYGFAGSARGAYVLPRSQTEQVGVVAGSPAEKGGVKEGDVIKKVNDHVLGEDDTLASVLGAFRPGEKLTLEVLREGNTQTLSITLEELTADKLK, encoded by the coding sequence ATGAACGACACGCAAAAAGAGACAAAATTTATTCTTGCCACGACGGTTGGCGCGCTCGCCGGCGCCGTGGTGGCGGGGGCCGTGAGCGTGGGGCTGTGGCGCTTTCTGTTGCCGTTCTCTTCGGGGGATGCTTCGCCGGCTGTGCAGCGCGGCATGATCCAGCTTATCGAGGAAGAATCTGCCACGATCCATGTGGTAGAACAAGTGGAGCCAGCTGTGGCAAGCGTCATTGTGCGCAAACCTAAAAGCCAGGTTTCTTCCCCCAATACGTTTTTCTTGGGCCCTTTTGGCCTTGTGCCACAAACGCCTGTTCCAGGAGAGGGAGATGACGAACTTGTAGATGTGGGAGGAGGAACGGCGTTCTTTGTAACTACGGATGGTCTCCTTCTCACCAATCGCCATGTGGTTTCCGCTGAAGGCGCCTCGTTTTTCATCAAAACACAAGAGGCGAAAGAGTATCGCGTCGAGGTTGTGGCCAGGGACACGCTCTACGATGTTGCGGTGCTGCGCGCGCTTCCAAAGGAAGGTGAAGCGCTTCCTGTATTTTCTCCCGCCACCCTTGCCTCATCAGACCAGCTGAAGATCGGGCAGACGGTCATCGCAATTGGAAACGCGTTTGCAGAGTTTCAGAACTCGGTTACGAAGGGCATCGTTTCAGGCAAACACCGCCGTCTTGTGGCGGGGGATGGCGCGGGCAGTGAAGTGATCGAAGAAGCGATTCAAACAGATGCCGCAATCAACCCCGGAAACTCCGGTGGCCCGCTTATCAATCTTTACGGAGAAGTTGTTGGTATCAACACAGCAGTTTCTTCTCAAGGACAGGGAGTGGGTTTTGCTATTCCTATCCATGTGGGACGCAAAGCCGTGGAAGATGTCAAAGCGTTTGGCCGTATTATGCGCCCGTGGCTTGGCGTTCGCTACGTCATGCTGACGGCAGAAAATGCGTCGGCGTACGGGTTTGCGGGGTCGGCGCGCGGCGCGTACGTACTTCCACGAAGCCAGACGGAACAAGTGGGAGTCGTGGCCGGTTCTCCCGCCGAGAAGGGTGGCGTGAAGGAGGGGGACGTCATTAAAAAAGTGAATGACCATGTGTTAGGAGAGGACGATACGCTGGCCAGCGTGCTTGGAGCGTTCCGGCCAGGGGAAAAATTAACGCTCGAAGTCCTGCGCGAGGGGAATACCCAGACACTTTCCATAACACTCGAGGAGCTTACGGCAGACAAACTCAAATAG
- the nrdR gene encoding transcriptional repressor NrdR codes for MYCPVCHHKESKVVDSRLTNEGMSIRRRRQCEKCEYRFSTLEEIELLGLTVVKRDGRHVPYQREKLLRGLERSLEKRSYTESAFQRLVHHVERDIQKATKTGEITSARIGEIVMAHLKRFDKVAYIRFASVYRSFEDVERFERELRDLLRTRRRKTKKPKR; via the coding sequence ATGTACTGTCCGGTTTGTCATCACAAGGAGTCCAAAGTGGTAGATTCGCGCCTCACGAATGAGGGGATGAGCATTCGCCGCCGTCGGCAATGCGAAAAGTGCGAGTACCGATTTTCGACGCTCGAAGAAATTGAACTTCTCGGTCTGACGGTCGTAAAGCGTGATGGGCGGCACGTGCCCTATCAACGGGAAAAACTTTTACGCGGACTTGAGCGGTCGCTCGAAAAACGTTCGTATACGGAATCCGCTTTTCAGCGGCTTGTTCATCATGTCGAGCGTGATATTCAGAAAGCCACGAAGACGGGGGAAATTACCAGCGCGCGCATCGGGGAGATTGTTATGGCGCACTTGAAGCGTTTTGATAAAGTTGCCTACATTCGTTTTGCGTCTGTGTACCGGTCATTTGAAGATGTAGAGCGGTTCGAGCGCGAACTGCGTGACCTTCTGCGCACCCGCCGGCGCAAAACGAAGAAGCCCAAACGTTAA
- the ftsZ gene encoding cell division protein FtsZ has product MPEVKPDFETFAKIKVVGIGGGGGSAVNRMILEGIKGVEFIAINTDVQALHQNLAKSKIAIGKTITRGLGAGMNPDIGKRAAEESQNDVRNALNNADMVFLTAGLGGGTGSGAITEIAKLAKDVGALCVAVVTKPFTFEGAQRRRISEEAFQNLIQYVDTVITIPNDRVLQIIDKKTSLLDAFKVVDDVLRQGVQGISELITIPGLINVDFADVRAIMENAGSALMGIGRASGDNRAVEAAKQAIASPLLELSIDGARGILFTITGADSLGMHEVAEAAKVITGSADEDARVIFGANIDKEMGDEVRITVVATGFDSRERRSIAAHGATEVPAQSNWTPASLLRRETPEPKTPKTPSVPARPVVMPRLQPAPKPAPAPVARPVPAEPSKEKEEDDLEIPAFIRKKMM; this is encoded by the coding sequence ATGCCAGAAGTGAAACCTGACTTTGAAACATTTGCCAAGATTAAGGTGGTTGGCATCGGCGGCGGCGGCGGTTCGGCGGTGAATCGCATGATTCTGGAGGGGATCAAAGGGGTCGAGTTTATTGCCATCAATACGGATGTCCAAGCGCTCCATCAAAATTTGGCAAAGTCAAAAATTGCCATTGGTAAAACCATCACGCGCGGACTCGGTGCCGGCATGAATCCAGATATCGGGAAGCGTGCGGCTGAGGAAAGCCAAAACGATGTTCGCAATGCGCTCAACAATGCGGACATGGTTTTCTTGACAGCGGGACTTGGCGGGGGAACCGGCTCGGGAGCGATCACCGAGATTGCTAAACTCGCAAAGGACGTCGGTGCTCTCTGTGTGGCGGTCGTCACGAAGCCGTTTACTTTTGAGGGAGCACAGCGTCGCCGTATCTCGGAGGAAGCATTTCAAAATTTGATCCAGTATGTAGATACGGTGATTACGATTCCCAACGACCGCGTACTCCAAATTATTGATAAGAAGACATCGCTTTTGGACGCGTTCAAGGTTGTCGATGACGTGCTTCGCCAGGGGGTGCAGGGGATCAGCGAACTTATTACGATCCCGGGCCTTATCAACGTGGACTTTGCGGATGTTCGAGCCATCATGGAAAATGCCGGCTCGGCTCTTATGGGTATCGGGCGCGCATCGGGTGATAACCGAGCGGTAGAGGCGGCTAAACAGGCGATTGCGAGCCCATTGCTGGAACTCTCCATTGATGGCGCGCGCGGTATTCTCTTTACGATAACCGGTGCGGACAGTCTTGGGATGCATGAAGTGGCCGAGGCGGCGAAAGTCATTACGGGATCGGCCGATGAAGACGCGCGTGTGATTTTTGGCGCGAACATTGACAAAGAAATGGGAGATGAAGTTCGCATCACGGTGGTGGCTACGGGATTTGATTCTCGCGAGCGACGCAGTATTGCTGCGCATGGCGCCACGGAGGTACCAGCACAGTCGAATTGGACACCTGCGTCCCTTTTGCGCCGCGAGACGCCAGAGCCGAAGACTCCCAAAACGCCGTCGGTGCCGGCACGCCCCGTGGTGATGCCGCGCCTGCAACCGGCGCCAAAGCCGGCCCCCGCTCCTGTTGCCCGCCCAGTTCCTGCGGAACCATCAAAAGAAAAAGAAGAAGACGATCTCGAGATCCCTGCATTTATCCGCAAAAAGATGATGTAG
- the ftsA gene encoding cell division protein FtsA: MKSQDVIVGLDIGSRAVRVAVGQRQERPDGGALHIISAVEVPSEGVSKGTITSLEDAVSSVSKALEKAERMAGQPLVSAWVGIGGPHIIAQESKGVVGVARADGEIREEDVDRAIDAARAVATPANYEIIHVIPKSFTVDGQRGVKDPVGMNGIRLEVDAVIIQGLTSQMKNLTKSVYRTGIDIDDLVFSGLATAESLLTSRQKDLGVCVMNLGASTTSLVVFEEGDVLHTAVLPIGSDHITSDIAIGLRTSLETAEAIKLACGNAVSDGIGKKDEVRLSDYGAAEDEEVSRKYIVEIIEARVEEIFKKTDEELARVGRSGMLPSGIILAGGGAKLPGIIEVAKRQLRLPATLGSCIGVNTVIDRVRDPGFATAVGLVKWGEQIMATSSGNAWGNLFAKWRNVENVKKSLVGWLKSLRP; the protein is encoded by the coding sequence ATGAAGTCGCAGGATGTCATTGTTGGACTCGATATTGGCTCGCGCGCGGTGCGTGTCGCGGTGGGTCAGCGCCAGGAGCGCCCAGATGGGGGAGCGCTTCATATTATTTCTGCCGTAGAGGTGCCGTCTGAAGGGGTAAGCAAGGGGACGATTACGAGTCTGGAAGATGCGGTATCCTCGGTAAGTAAAGCACTCGAGAAGGCTGAACGCATGGCGGGCCAACCGCTTGTGAGCGCGTGGGTAGGGATTGGCGGCCCGCACATTATTGCGCAGGAAAGCAAAGGGGTTGTGGGAGTCGCACGCGCGGATGGGGAGATTCGGGAGGAAGACGTTGATCGCGCGATTGACGCGGCGCGCGCGGTGGCTACACCGGCGAATTATGAAATCATTCATGTTATCCCGAAGAGTTTTACGGTAGATGGGCAGCGTGGCGTGAAAGATCCCGTGGGCATGAATGGTATTCGGCTTGAAGTGGATGCCGTCATCATCCAGGGGCTCACATCGCAGATGAAAAATCTGACCAAGAGTGTCTACCGGACGGGGATTGATATTGATGACCTCGTATTTTCTGGTCTTGCGACGGCCGAGTCGCTCCTCACAAGCCGCCAGAAGGATTTGGGAGTTTGTGTCATGAATCTTGGGGCTTCTACAACGAGTTTGGTGGTGTTTGAGGAGGGAGATGTGCTTCATACGGCCGTTCTTCCCATCGGCTCGGATCACATTACGTCAGATATTGCTATTGGGCTGCGGACGTCACTTGAAACGGCTGAAGCTATCAAACTTGCATGTGGAAATGCGGTCTCAGACGGCATCGGGAAGAAGGACGAGGTCCGTCTTTCTGACTACGGAGCCGCCGAGGACGAAGAGGTATCGCGAAAATATATCGTAGAAATTATCGAAGCTCGCGTGGAGGAGATATTTAAAAAAACAGACGAGGAGCTCGCGCGCGTAGGCAGATCGGGCATGCTCCCGTCAGGAATTATTTTAGCCGGTGGCGGGGCGAAACTCCCCGGCATCATAGAGGTAGCCAAGCGCCAGCTTCGCCTCCCGGCCACGCTAGGGTCGTGCATTGGGGTAAACACGGTGATTGACCGTGTCCGGGACCCGGGCTTTGCGACAGCCGTGGGACTCGTGAAGTGGGGAGAGCAAATTATGGCGACATCTTCGGGGAACGCGTGGGGAAATCTCTTTGCAAAATGGCGCAATGTGGAGAATGTGAAGAAGTCGCTCGTAGGATGGTTAAAATCACTCCGGCCATAA
- a CDS encoding diacylglycerol kinase, translating into MIRLSFLGKSIFAAIRGAAHVWRSEQNFRIQIFAGLLAIVLAVMARLELWKLITIILLVAMVLILEVVNSVFERLLDLIKSRLHPSVRDMKDMLAAAVLLASLTALGIGVVFFLPWLRTVFLFTRGG; encoded by the coding sequence ATGATCCGTCTTTCCTTTCTTGGCAAAAGCATCTTTGCAGCCATCCGCGGCGCCGCGCATGTGTGGAGGAGCGAACAGAATTTTCGTATTCAAATTTTTGCGGGCCTTCTTGCTATTGTTCTTGCTGTGATGGCCCGTCTTGAGCTTTGGAAGCTTATCACGATTATTTTGCTCGTCGCGATGGTGCTGATTCTCGAAGTGGTGAATAGCGTGTTCGAGCGGCTCTTGGATCTTATAAAATCACGGCTCCACCCTTCCGTGCGCGATATGAAGGACATGCTTGCTGCGGCGGTACTTCTCGCATCGCTCACGGCGCTTGGCATTGGCGTTGTCTTTTTCTTGCCGTGGCTGCGAACTGTTTTCTTGTTCACGCGTGGGGGATAG
- the ybeY gene encoding rRNA maturation RNase YbeY, whose amino-acid sequence MITLEYMPGRERPRLSRAALEEAAALVGKTLGVRTTLPVSVALVGKSAMQKLNHAYRGVDAPTDVLSFSYDDEEVFGEVVICPAIAKGQAQAEGIAVRTELLTLFVHGLLHLFGFDHIRAKDARVMIPLQERILARLL is encoded by the coding sequence ATGATTACCCTTGAATATATGCCAGGCAGGGAGCGCCCGAGGCTTTCCCGGGCGGCTCTGGAGGAGGCAGCGGCTCTTGTGGGGAAAACGCTTGGTGTGCGCACCACACTGCCGGTTTCGGTGGCACTTGTGGGAAAGAGTGCTATGCAAAAGCTTAATCATGCGTATCGGGGAGTGGATGCGCCCACAGATGTCTTATCGTTTTCCTATGATGACGAGGAAGTGTTTGGCGAGGTCGTGATATGCCCCGCGATAGCAAAGGGACAAGCGCAAGCGGAGGGGATTGCTGTGCGCACAGAGCTTCTCACTCTTTTTGTCCACGGGCTTCTGCACTTATTCGGGTTTGACCACATACGCGCGAAAGATGCGCGCGTCATGATCCCGCTTCAAGAGCGCATCCTGGCCCGTCTTCTATGA